From the Flavobacterium gyeonganense genome, the window GGTAAAAATTTTACATGGAACCTTAACAATACCTTGACATGGGATTATACATTTGCTGAAAAACACCATATTATAGCCACATTTGTTCAGGAAGCAGAAGAACTTAAAACATGGTCAGATCGTATTGATGCCAATAATATTCTGCCATCAGATGCATTAGGATTTCATAATATTGCTAATGCAACACTTGCTAACAGTTCGTTTACATCAAACGACACTCATCAAACTGCCGATGCATTAATGGCGAGATTTTTCTATTCTTTTGATGATCGATATATGGTAACAGGAACGATACGCCGTGATGGATATTCAGCATTTGGGTCTAAAGATCCGTATGGAGTTTTCCCTTCTGTAGCAGTTGGATGGAACTTCAAAAAAGAAAACTGGTTCAACTGGGCTCCAATGAGTACAGGAAAATTACGCTTATCCTGGGGTAAAAACGGAAACAGAACCCTTAGCGATCCTTATATAGCTTTAGCAAACTTAGCTTCAGGTACGGGGGCAACAATGGGGTATATTGATGCTTCCGGAAACATTGTGGATATAAAATATTTAGGAATTGACCGTATGGCAAATCCAAATTTGCAATGGGAAAAAACAGAAGCAACTAATATTGGCCTAGATCTGGGTTTCTTAAATGACCGAATTACAGGTACTGTAGATGTTTACAGAATGATTACCCATGATATGATCATGAATAGACGCCTTGCCGATTTTACCGGGTTTGGAGGTATTGCAACCAATCTTGGAGAAGTTGAAAATAAGGGGATTGAAATAAGCCTTAATACCATAAACATAAAAAATCCAAATTTTGAATGGACGACCACAGTTGCTTTTTCATATAACAAAAATTCCATTAATGCATTATATGGCAATATGGAAGATGTTAAGGATGCCAATGGCAATGTTATTGGAACTAAAGAAGCTGATGATAAGGCTAATAAATGGTTTATCGGGAAACCTATTTCTCAAATCTGGGATTATAAAGTAACCGGGATATGGCAAAAAGAAGAATTTGAAGAAGCAGCAAAATACGGACAACGCCCTGGTGATCCAAAAGTGGAAAACAGTTACACTGCGGATGATGTTAATGGGAAACCAACTTATAATGAAAAAGACAAGCAGTTTTTAGGACAGACAGATCCTCCGGTCAACTGGTCGTTACGTAATGAATTCAGGGTGTTTAAAAACTGGAATCTTGCTATTAACATGTATTCTTACATGGGACACAAATCGCTTGACGGACGTTATATGAATACGTACAATGATGGTAGTTTGTATACCAACAACTACAATCCGTTTGTGAATCCTTATTGGACAATTGATAATCCAACGAATGACTGGGCGCGACTTGATGCCAGAGGACCTGCTGGAGCCGGAACAGCAAAATTATACGATCGTAGTTTTATTCGTTTAGATAATATTTCGCTGGCTTATACACTTCCTAAAGATCTTTTGGACCGCCTGCATGTTAGAAACTTCAAGATTTATGCTTCGTGTCAGAACGTAGCTACATGGTCTGCTTCCCGCGAATGGAAATACTACGGAGATCCGGAAACAGGCGGACTGGCTACACGAATGTTTAATTTAGGTTTTAACGTTTCACTTTAATAATTATTCAACAATGAAAAAATATATAAAAAATAGCATCTCAACATTTTTGCCTTTAGTAGCCGCTGCTCTTTTGGTTTCATGTTCAGAGGACTTTCTGGAGCCAGACCCACTATCGTTTTACGAACCGGAAACTACGTTTAGTACAGAATCCGGCTTGCAGGCAGTTTTGGCAAGTGCCGATAAGGGGTTGCGTAATAATTATATTCATTATAAAAGTGCCGGAAATAGTGTGCCTATTGGTACAGAATATGTTTTCTCTGATATGGCAAAGTATGGAAAGACAGATAATAGCAGTACAATTTCTGATTTTGCAAATACTATAGTGCCTACCGGAAGTTTTAAAACAGATACAAATGATGATTTTTACCTCGGATTTTATTGGAGTGAGGCTTATACTGGTATTAAACATGCCAATACTATATTGACCTACATTGATAAGGTAACAAGTTTATCTCAGGAAGTTAAAAATAAATATATCGGTCAGGCCTATTTTCACAGAGCATACCGCTATTTAAATCTGGTATATCAGTTTGGAGATGTCCCGTTGATTACTAAAATTCTGGAGGTTCCAAAACAGACTTACTATTCTACTAAAAAAGAAGCTATCATCGAAATGATTACAGCCGATATGGAAAAAGCTGTAGAGTGGGTTCCGGAGCAGTCAAAACTTCCTTATTTAGGTGTAGTGAATAAAGGCGCATGCCGTCAGCTGCTCATCAAATGTTATCTGGCATCCGGAAGGTTTGCAGAAGCCGAAGCTCAGGCCAATATTCTGATTAATCAGTCTGGTTATTCTTTGATGCAAAGTAATTTTGGAACGTTTGATCCGGGAGGGAATTCACAAACCTGGGCCATTACAAGAAATGTTATATGGGATTTACACCGACCTGAAAATAAGATAATTGCTACCAATAAAGAAGCCATCATGGTCATGCCAAACGGAGGAGTACAGTCATTTTTGTCATTTGCTTCTATGAGAATTTTTGGTCCAAACTGGAATTCAGGTACGCTAACCACACCAGATGGTAAACAAGCAGCTGGACGTTTTGCTTCAAATAATTCTAATTATCAGGCAAAATATGATTATGCAAGAGCATTAGGACGTGGTATCTCTACGATTAGTGCTTCCTATTATTCGCAACATCCTATGTGGGTCGTAAACGGTATTGAAGATAAGCAGGATCTTAGACACAATAATACTGTTGGTAACTGGGTCAATATGGAGGATCTTAAATACAGTGACAAGACTTCTGCCTACTACCAGCAAAATTTCAGAATGAAACATAATGGAGTTTTATTATCAAAAGATACTCTTCGTGAATGGTTTGATTTTCCGTTGTATAAAATCTATCTGCATGATGTTGTTAATGAAACGAATCCAAATGCAACCGATTTTCAGGGCGCCAGTACGGGAAGTAAGGCACATTGGTACTTATATCGATTGGCAGAAACGTATTTATTAAGAGCAGAAGCACGTTTTTATCAAGGCAATGTTGGTGGAGCAGCTCAGGATGTAAATGTTATAAGGGCAAGGGCAGGAGCTTCTCAGATGTACACACAGGTTACAATTGGAGATATCTGTGCAGAAAGAGGAAGGGAACTTTATCTGGAAGAGTGGAGAAATGTAGAACTAAAACGTATTTCGCATTGTCTCGCTTTAAGTGGAAAACCTGACGAATGGGGTCAGACATACAATATAGCCAACTGGGATAAACAGTCAGGGACTGATGCATCCGGAGGCAGCTACTGGTATCAGCGTATTGTACATTATACGCTTTATAACAAATATCCAAGCGGAATTGTGGTACCAAATGGCACTAAATTTTATACCATGGATAAGCGTAATAATTACTGGCCAATTCCAAACAATGCTATAACGGCAAATACTAACGGCAAATTAAGTCAGAACTTCGGTTATGACGGTTACGATCCTAACGTAAAAGTCTGGGATAAATGGCAGGATGCTGTCGCAGATGAAAGCCAGCTTTAGCATTTACTTACGGTTAATATCCAATTATTTTTACGTTCTAAATTTCAATTATTCATATACAAAAGTAGTTCAGCGGTTCAAAATCAGTTAACGATTTTGGACTGCTGTTTACTAATTATTGAAATAAATTAATTATAAAATAACTAATGTTTTAGATTAAATAAAACTATTTAAATTACTGTTATACAGTTTTTAAAACTATATTTAAAACTAACTATAGATTTTCTTTATAATTCACATTTGACTCTAAATCCAATTCATAGTTGCTATGTTTAATTCGGCAGGCAACTAGGAAAAGTATAGAATATATTAAACCAATTTAAAACAAGACTTAATATGAAAAAATTATACACTTTTATAGTATTCGGGGTTTCGGTCTTTCTGTTCCGGATACAGGCTCAGGCACCAGGTCTTCCTGTTAAAGTAAATTTGGCTACGACACTCAGCGGTTTAAAAACATTTAGTAATGGTACTGCTCCGGATGTACTCTCTTTCCCGTTATCGAATCAGACAGAGTTTACGCTGGAAGTAAAGGCTAAAGTAAATTCAGCTCAGGGCAGAGGACTTGATGTCGAAGTTAAAAACACAACAGGTCTTGGTTTCAGGACTTCTTTAGACAAAACTTCGTTTAATTATAATACCATTTTATCATCAATAGAAAATTTAAGTAATTCCGCCGATAATGCTCAGGAACAAACTTATAGATATGCGGTCAAAGATGGTTTTGTCAATATTTATCAGGAGGGACATTACCTGACTTCTAAAGTACTTGATTTTGTAAATGACAACTCCGCAGTTCCAACTGTATATGGTTCTGATAACCTTTTGGGAAGATGGGCCGGAGTTGCAGGCAATAATTCGGCAAAACCAAATGATTACGGCTGGGCGAATACCTCAGCAAGTCTTCCGTGGAATACGGCTAATTCAACCAGCGGTGTACGATATCTGGATGTGACTTCCGGGCATACATTCGAGTCTGATAATACGGCTTACAATGGTAGGATTATGTATATCCGCTGGGATAATAGTGCGTATTCTACTTCAACCTATAGTTATCCTGTAAAACTGGAAAAAGACCTGAAATACGAATTTTCGTGGATTTATGAATATGTATCTAATTCGGCTCCCGGAACTCCAATTAATGTAGCCATTTCAGCAACGGCAAATGGAACCGGAGTTATAGCTTCTAAAAGCTTTGTAACGGGAAATGCTACTAAATTACGAAAAGGCGATTTTTCTTTTATTGCAACAGCTGATGGTACATTTTACATCACGATTACAGCCGGATCAGGACTTATGGCAATTGGGGATTTAAAATTAAAATCTTCGAATTTAATCAATAACTGGGATGGTTTTGCTAGTGATAATGCTGGAACGCCTGCTACTTATGGCTGGACGAATTCATTAGGTTCGACTGTTTTCAATACCGCAAATGCTGTCAGTGGCGTACGTTATATGGATGTAACTTCGGGTCATGCTTTAGAGTCGGATAATACTAATTACGCAGGAAGGTTATTGTATATCCGTTGGGATGGCGCTCAGGAAAATTCAGTTTATTCTTTTCCGGTACAGCTAGAAGCTGCTAAGGATTATCAGTTTTCATGGCTGTATGAATACATTTCAAATTTAGCTCCCGGTTCTCAAATGAGTGTATCTGTTTCTACATCAGCGAATGGTGGCGGGACGGTTATTTCATCAAAAAGCTTTACAACAGGTGCTGTTAATAAACTAAGAAAAGGAGATCTATCTTTTCAGTCACAAAACGCCGGAACGTATTATATCAATATTACTGGTGATAAGGCACTTTTTGGTATAGCCGATTTAAAAATTCAGACCCTGCAAATGGCTAATATCGTAATTGGAAAAAATTATGCTGCAGGTGCCGTTGATATGGTTGTGAGTTCGGTAACTTTTGAAAATACAGCCTATGCTCCTGAAAAAGTGATCAGTCCTTCTGCTGTAACTTCCGAAATTACGAGTAGCCTTAATGTTGGTGCTTATGCAAAATCGAGTGTAGTTTTAAACGGATCGGCTTCTTTATATTTAAAAAATGCCTATAACCCTTTAATTAATACCACTGTCAATTTAAATTCGGCAAGCGCCCGCTTGTATTTTGAAAATAAAAAACCGAGCGAGGTTATTAGTTCTTATTTGCAGTATATTTCTTTAAATGGTGTTCCTGCGGGTAACGATACGAATGTTCAGGTGACCAATTATGGAAGCGGAGCCGTGGTAGCCCCTTATTCGGTAAACGAAATGCCTTTGGAAGTTTTTACAGCAGAGAATTTTGGAGGAACTTCCCAGCTATATGCAGCCGTTATACCTCATGATAATTTAAGTTCATTTGATAATGCTATTAAATCATTCAAATTGAAAAAAGGCTATATGGCCACTTTTGCTTCAAATGCTGATGGAAGCGGATACAGCAGGGTTTATATTGCAGAAAATCAGGATCTGGAAATAGCGCTTTTGCCTGTGAATTTAAACGGAACGATTTCGTTTATCAGAACAATGAAGTGGCATGAAGTCAACAAAAAAGGACTGGCAGGCGGAAGTACAGAGGCGATGGATGCAACGAATATTACCTGGTACTACAACTGGAATACCGGAATGAGTTCTACACCCAATATTGAATATGTACCCATAAGACAAACCAATTACTGGCCGTCATTTACTCCTGCATACACAAAAGAAGGTTATACGCATCTTTTAGGGTTTAATGAGCCGGATCGTCCTGATCAGGCGAATATGACAGTTGAAGCAGCGATAGCTTCCTGGCCGGCGTTAATGAAATCAGGTTTAAGATTAGGCTCTCCTGCTACATCTGACCCTTTTAATCCGTGGATGGGGAATTTTATGACACAGGCTGAAGCTAATAATTACCGAATTGACTATGTAGCAATTCACTGTTACTGGTACAAAACTGCTGCTCAGTGGAAAAGTGATCTGCAAAATATCTATGACCGATACAAAAGACCGCTTTGGATTACGGAATGGAACATAGGTGCAAACTGGACAGGCAATAATTTTCCTGACGGACCAACTTTATTAACGGATGCAAATGCAATCAAACATAAAAATGACCTTGCAGCAATATTAAACGTATTAGAAACTACTGATTATGTAGAGCGTTACTCTATTTACAATTGGGTACAGGATGCAAGGGCAATGTATGTTACGATAGATGATGCTTTTAAAACAAGAAACCCAAACTGGCAAAATTATGTATGGCTTCAAACAGCACCAGTAATTTCAAGTACTGCTACAAGTTATGTAGTTTTAACTCCTGCTGGTCAGTATTATGCGAGTAATGCTTCTGCAAAAGCCTTTAGTTCGAATAGAGAGTATATTTCAACATGGAAAACAAAAGTTGAAACACTGAGTTATCAGCTGTCTTCAGATTATCAAAATATTACCATAAACTGGACAGGTACCAATAATGATTTGGTAAGCAAATATATTCTGGAAAGAAAATTAACAGGCGAAAATGATTTTTCGGTTTTCTATGAATCAACTGATTATAAAGTTATCAAACAGACAGATCAGGTTCATTCAAGAGCAGAATACCGAATCAAAGTTGTGGGTAAAGACAATGTAGAATCGGCATATTCCCCTATTTTGGTGTTCGAACAGGCCCCAATTCCTGCTACACCATCAAATATTGAAGGGAAAGCATTATCGAAATCGATAATCAATTTAAAATGGTTAGCGGTTGCAGGAGCAGAATCCTATACGATTAAAAGATCGGAAACCCTGAACGGCACGTACGCAGATGTAGCTGTATATCTAAAAGAAACGACTTTCGATGATATCAATTTACAGGAAAATAAAGATTATTTTTATAAAATAGCATCGGTAAATAATGGAGGTGAAAGCCCATATTCTACACCTTTAAATGTTAAAACAATGGCATTTGCCATTCCGTTAGCTGTTAATAATGCAAGTTTAGCCTATGGAGATGCAAAAGTAAATCTTACCTGGGATTTTATGTATGATGTTGATTTTTATGTAAAAAGAGCTGTTTCGCCATCAGGACCTTTTACAACTATTGGAACTGTTACGACGAATGCCTACAGTGATGTATCAGTTTCAAACGGAACGCCTTACTATTATAAAATTGCTGCTTTTAATACTTTAGGCGAAGGCCCTGAATCAAATCTTCTTACCGCAACCCCGGCTCAGGGACAAAAGATTACGGGAAATATAATTGGACATTCAGGATCGTATCAAAGTAATGGTGCTACAATTGAAAAGGCTTTTGATGAAGATCTGACAACTTATGTTGACGGTCCAACTGCTGCAGGCTATTTAGGTTACGATTTTGGAGCAAACACTAAAGCTACTCTGACGGATATCAGGTATGTTCCCCGAAATGGTTTTGGAAATCGTATGACCGGAAGTGAAATTCGCGGCTCAAACAGTGAAGATTACCTTAACTCTTATGAAGTTTTACATATAATAACTGGCACACCGGCTAATGATATTTTTACTCAGGATTCAGGTTTAGCAACGCAAAAATACAGATACATTTATTGGTATACATCAACGGGTAACGGAAACATTGCTGAACTTGAGTTTTACGGAAGCATCAATACAACTTTAGCTATAGGCAAACTTCAGACAGAATTTTCAGGGAATATAAAAGCATTTCCAAATCCAACATCCGGACAGTTTGATATTGATTTTCCTATTAGTGTAACATCTCAGCATATTGCAATTTATACCGTTGATGGTAAATTGATTTCGCAATCGGATTACGTTGTTGAAAATGGTAAAATTCATCTGAATCTGGAACATAACAGTGCAGGAGTATATTTTATAAAGCTTAATTCTTACCCTGACAAAACAATACGAATTGTCAAAAAATAAGAATTAAGCAGGTAAAAAATAAGTTAGTTTGGTTTTATAAGTGTTTTTGTGATAATGGGGGATTTTGATCGATTCCCCATTTTCTTAAAAAACGATGATACATGCCGAATTTTAAATAGATAATAAGATGAAATTTAAAACGAATCATTTTTTACTGCATGCTTATATTTAGTTTCATTAAAAACACATAAGAAGAATAGATTATATTAAGGTTTATCAAAAAACAATTAAAATGAAATTAAAATTTTCGATAATTATAAGTTTTATTTGTTCTTTAATTTTCGGACAAAACAATTCTTTTGGGCCAGGGAAATTTTGGAAAGATACTGAAGGTGTACATATTAATGCTCATGGAGGAGGTGTTATTTTCGTTAATGAAACCTATTATTGGTACGGCGAATTTAAATCCGAAGGAAAAGAAGGAAATACAGCACTAAAAGGCGTCAGCTGTTATTCGTCAAAAGATTTGTATAATTGGCACAACGAAGGAATTGTACTAAAAGTAGAGGAAGATCCTAATTCGGAAATAACAAAAGGATGCATCATGGAGCGTCCAAAAGTCGTTTTTAATAAAAAAACAGGCAAATATGTGATGTGGTTTCATTTAGAACTCAAAGGAGAGGGGTATGAAGCTGCCAGAGCCGCTGTGGCCATAAGTGATTCTCCAAAAGGACCTTTTAAATATAAAAAATCATATCGCCCGAATAAAGGAGTCTGGCCAATCAATTTTAAGGATGAATTTAAATCCCCTTCGACAGATGAACGCAATTTAAAATCCTGGAGTCCGGAATGGATTTCCGCTATTGAAAATGGAATGCTGGTGCGCAGGGATTTTAAAAAAGGACAAATGGCAAGGGATATGACAGTATATGTTGATGATAATGACAAAGGGTATCTGATTCACTCTTCTGAGGAAAATTTGACTCTTCATATTTCTGAATTGACAGACGATTATTTGAATTTTACAAAAAAATGGAGCAGAATGGCGCCTGCAGGACATAATGAAGCACCGGCAATTTTTAAAAAAGACGGAATTTATTATATGATAACCTCAGGCTGTACGGGCTGGGATCCTAATGAAGCACGTTCTTTTAAATCCAAATCTATCTGGGGACCTTGG encodes:
- a CDS encoding RagB/SusD family nutrient uptake outer membrane protein, producing the protein MKKYIKNSISTFLPLVAAALLVSCSEDFLEPDPLSFYEPETTFSTESGLQAVLASADKGLRNNYIHYKSAGNSVPIGTEYVFSDMAKYGKTDNSSTISDFANTIVPTGSFKTDTNDDFYLGFYWSEAYTGIKHANTILTYIDKVTSLSQEVKNKYIGQAYFHRAYRYLNLVYQFGDVPLITKILEVPKQTYYSTKKEAIIEMITADMEKAVEWVPEQSKLPYLGVVNKGACRQLLIKCYLASGRFAEAEAQANILINQSGYSLMQSNFGTFDPGGNSQTWAITRNVIWDLHRPENKIIATNKEAIMVMPNGGVQSFLSFASMRIFGPNWNSGTLTTPDGKQAAGRFASNNSNYQAKYDYARALGRGISTISASYYSQHPMWVVNGIEDKQDLRHNNTVGNWVNMEDLKYSDKTSAYYQQNFRMKHNGVLLSKDTLREWFDFPLYKIYLHDVVNETNPNATDFQGASTGSKAHWYLYRLAETYLLRAEARFYQGNVGGAAQDVNVIRARAGASQMYTQVTIGDICAERGRELYLEEWRNVELKRISHCLALSGKPDEWGQTYNIANWDKQSGTDASGGSYWYQRIVHYTLYNKYPSGIVVPNGTKFYTMDKRNNYWPIPNNAITANTNGKLSQNFGYDGYDPNVKVWDKWQDAVADESQL
- a CDS encoding glycosyl hydrolase, translating into MKKLYTFIVFGVSVFLFRIQAQAPGLPVKVNLATTLSGLKTFSNGTAPDVLSFPLSNQTEFTLEVKAKVNSAQGRGLDVEVKNTTGLGFRTSLDKTSFNYNTILSSIENLSNSADNAQEQTYRYAVKDGFVNIYQEGHYLTSKVLDFVNDNSAVPTVYGSDNLLGRWAGVAGNNSAKPNDYGWANTSASLPWNTANSTSGVRYLDVTSGHTFESDNTAYNGRIMYIRWDNSAYSTSTYSYPVKLEKDLKYEFSWIYEYVSNSAPGTPINVAISATANGTGVIASKSFVTGNATKLRKGDFSFIATADGTFYITITAGSGLMAIGDLKLKSSNLINNWDGFASDNAGTPATYGWTNSLGSTVFNTANAVSGVRYMDVTSGHALESDNTNYAGRLLYIRWDGAQENSVYSFPVQLEAAKDYQFSWLYEYISNLAPGSQMSVSVSTSANGGGTVISSKSFTTGAVNKLRKGDLSFQSQNAGTYYINITGDKALFGIADLKIQTLQMANIVIGKNYAAGAVDMVVSSVTFENTAYAPEKVISPSAVTSEITSSLNVGAYAKSSVVLNGSASLYLKNAYNPLINTTVNLNSASARLYFENKKPSEVISSYLQYISLNGVPAGNDTNVQVTNYGSGAVVAPYSVNEMPLEVFTAENFGGTSQLYAAVIPHDNLSSFDNAIKSFKLKKGYMATFASNADGSGYSRVYIAENQDLEIALLPVNLNGTISFIRTMKWHEVNKKGLAGGSTEAMDATNITWYYNWNTGMSSTPNIEYVPIRQTNYWPSFTPAYTKEGYTHLLGFNEPDRPDQANMTVEAAIASWPALMKSGLRLGSPATSDPFNPWMGNFMTQAEANNYRIDYVAIHCYWYKTAAQWKSDLQNIYDRYKRPLWITEWNIGANWTGNNFPDGPTLLTDANAIKHKNDLAAILNVLETTDYVERYSIYNWVQDARAMYVTIDDAFKTRNPNWQNYVWLQTAPVISSTATSYVVLTPAGQYYASNASAKAFSSNREYISTWKTKVETLSYQLSSDYQNITINWTGTNNDLVSKYILERKLTGENDFSVFYESTDYKVIKQTDQVHSRAEYRIKVVGKDNVESAYSPILVFEQAPIPATPSNIEGKALSKSIINLKWLAVAGAESYTIKRSETLNGTYADVAVYLKETTFDDINLQENKDYFYKIASVNNGGESPYSTPLNVKTMAFAIPLAVNNASLAYGDAKVNLTWDFMYDVDFYVKRAVSPSGPFTTIGTVTTNAYSDVSVSNGTPYYYKIAAFNTLGEGPESNLLTATPAQGQKITGNIIGHSGSYQSNGATIEKAFDEDLTTYVDGPTAAGYLGYDFGANTKATLTDIRYVPRNGFGNRMTGSEIRGSNSEDYLNSYEVLHIITGTPANDIFTQDSGLATQKYRYIYWYTSTGNGNIAELEFYGSINTTLAIGKLQTEFSGNIKAFPNPTSGQFDIDFPISVTSQHIAIYTVDGKLISQSDYVVENGKIHLNLEHNSAGVYFIKLNSYPDKTIRIVKK
- a CDS encoding glycoside hydrolase family 43 protein, coding for MKLKFSIIISFICSLIFGQNNSFGPGKFWKDTEGVHINAHGGGVIFVNETYYWYGEFKSEGKEGNTALKGVSCYSSKDLYNWHNEGIVLKVEEDPNSEITKGCIMERPKVVFNKKTGKYVMWFHLELKGEGYEAARAAVAISDSPKGPFKYKKSYRPNKGVWPINFKDEFKSPSTDERNLKSWSPEWISAIENGMLVRRDFKKGQMARDMTVYVDDNDKGYLIHSSEENLTLHISELTDDYLNFTKKWSRMAPAGHNEAPAIFKKDGIYYMITSGCTGWDPNEARSFKSKSIWGPWETLGNPCVGKDAELTFYSQSTYIFPVQGKNDQFIFMADRWKPDNPIDGTYVWLPIIIENEKPILKWSDKWTLEDFNQKK